A single region of the Corticium candelabrum chromosome 15, ooCorCand1.1, whole genome shotgun sequence genome encodes:
- the LOC134191323 gene encoding uncharacterized protein LOC134191323, protein MTTPSESCCAREYDEIKSSLLSWKCHDFNDMKPVVDFDLHLRAAGSVATGRVNELSGWVESETLFNSKCSVRQVQSRRFKSAPKTLHRDSLTLQREKSYEFKHFDEIDKYMEQYRKESGVITRSGSPPICADGHAMRQATGSPSRLQLQLWRCEHCQRDVLKNEKNHACRVASTQQTSYTPTQPFDGGLASASASSTSKFTPHIHAKTESPNRAVVRPTAGAQMVREALMARQSSLYLRQLTSNSVIRITGMQDGGRKESRKSSRRGANHYMKRVARSRALRYQDDIVEDMSESGIDEALNGKSNKLSAQSALASSHSSGSLESTSSHQLTYVSVCGSQQLSLKPSTQVCQQPSSESLNPLYKLARPKIATHQTYRLGKQDKDAKSRDMALVTPLLSHRISQESGLPQSKIETTNSIKKVDADICNVSKAVNCKSIPNPVQGLSKQLITPKRSSVLTSRGGGWKSFKDRSWSCGKPFESRLLARKQNSSPSLSQKVSGNLGSLLNVKGRKSEGNIAVHDNASVMNVKNKDES, encoded by the exons ATGACTACACCATCAGAAAGTTGCTGTGCAAGAGAGTATGATGAGATCAAGTCTTCTCTTCTCAGCTGGAAATGTCATGATTTCAACGACATGAAGCCAGTCGTTGACTTTGATTTACATCTACGAGCTGCCGGCAGCGTAGCAACGGGTAGAGTCAACGAACTGAGTGGCTGGGTAGAAAGCGAGACACTCTTTAACTCGAAATGTTCAGTGAGGCAAGTACAAAGCAGGAGATTTAAGTCAGCACCAAAGACGCTTCATAGAGACTCTCTTACTTTACAGAGAGAGAAATCGTATGAGTTCAAGCATTTTGACGAGATTGACAAGTACATGGAGCAATACAGGAAAGAAAGCGGTGTCATCACTCGGTCCGGCTCTCCTCCGATTTGTGCAGATGGACATGCCATGAGGCAGGCTACTGGAAGCCCTTCACGACTGCAGCTTCAATTATGGAGGTGTGAGCATTGTCAGAGGGACGTCTTGAAGAATGAAAAAAATCATGCATGCCGCGTGgcatcaacacaacaaaccagTTACACTCCTACACAGCCGTTTGACGGTGGTCTAGCTTCTGCATCTGCATCATCGACATCAAAGTTCACTCCTCACATTCATGCAAAGACCGAGTCTCCAAATCGAGCTGTTGTGAGACCGACAGCAGGAGCACAGATGGTCCGTGAGGCTTTGATGGCGAGACAGTCGAGTCTATATTTACGACAATTGACAAGCAATAGTGTAATTAGAATTACTGGCATGCAGGACGGTGGAAGGAAAGAGAGCAGGAAGAGCAGTCGAAGAGGAGCTAATCATTACATGAAAAGAGTGGCTCGGTCACGTGCGTTAAGGTATCAAGATGATATAGTAGAAGATATGTCAGAGTCAGGAATTGACGAGGCATTGAACGGAAAATCTAACAAACTGTCAGCTCAAAG TGCCTTAGCTTCCTCTCATTCTTCTGGTTCTCTTGAGTCGACGTCTTCTCATCAGCTGACATATGTTTCTGTATGCGGATCTCAGCAA TTGTCTCTCAAGCCTTCTACACAGGTATGCCAGCAACCATCGAGTGAAAGTTTGAATCCCTTGTACAAACTTGCTCGACCAAAAATTGCAACTCACCAGACGTATAGGCTTGGCAAACAGGACAAAGATGCAAAGAGTAGAGACATGGCTCTTGTCACTCCTTTATTATCTCATCGTATATCTCAAGAATCCGGTCTACCTCAAAGTAAGATTGAAACTACGAATTCGATCAAGAAAGTTGATGCAGATATTTGTAACGTGTCAAAAGCGGTAAACTGTAAGAGTATTCCAAACCCTGTGCAAGGTCTGTCTAAGCAACTTATTACTCCTAAAAGAAGTTCTGTTTTAACTTCCCGTGGTGGGGGCTGGAAAAGTTTCAAGGATCGATCTTGGTCCTGTGGAAAACCATTTGAATCGCGTTTGTTAGCAAGGAAACAAAACAGCTCGCCATCTCTTTCTCAGAAAGTCAGTGGAAATCTTGGTAGTTTGTTGAATGTGAAAGGTAGGAAGAGTGAAGGGAATATTGCAGTTCATGACAACGCTAGTGTGATGAACGTCAAGAATAAAGATGAGTCATGA
- the LOC134191322 gene encoding surfeit locus protein 2-like produces MTSDVNSFLKQHPEFQTISDRDKVLCTLTGHEMPGRLDVLQQYVQGKKYKKAKKMKEYDFDKHRPHLVQHKKLTDYLQCQLTRRIIIKSPDAVERHVLGKRYQKALSQWASKESGHDAGYSDSETGEIENQLEEGEEENETDSEVDEERDDCSDLYPLELLQKEVELELKSHNKRATNGQPNGKNHKKAKSADDVQTSEPAQSNRRKRKSRILKKAKRSKLTQTAK; encoded by the exons ATGACTAGCGACGTAAACTCTTTCCTGAAACAGCATCCAGAGTTTCAAACAATATCAGATAGAGATAAG GTACTTTGCACATTGACTGGACATGAAATGCCAGGCAGATTAGACGTTCTTCAGCAGTATGTGCAAGGAAAAAAGTACAAAAAggcaaagaaaatgaaagaGTACGATTTCGACAAACACAGACCACATCTTGTGCAACACAAGAAACTCAC TGACTACCTGCAATGCCAACTAACAAGAAGGATAATTATCAAGAGTCCGGATGCAGTTGAACGGCATGTGTTAGGGAAACGATATCAGAAAGCACTGAGTCAAT GGGCCAGCAAAGAATCAGGACACGATGCTGGTTACTCAGATTCTGAAACAGGAGAAATTGAAAATCAGCTGGAGGAAGGGGAAGAAGAGAATGAAACTGACAGTGAAGTCGATGAAGAGCGAGATGATTGTAGTGACCTCTATCCACTAG AACTACTACAAAAAGAAGTGGA GTTAGAGCTCAAGAGTCATAACAAGCGTGCTACAAATGGACAGCCCAATGGTAAAAATCATAAGAAAGCAAAGTCAGCTGACGATGTACAAACGTCAGAGCCAGCTCAATCAAACAGAAGAAAACGTAAATCTCGCATTCTTAAAAAAGCAAAACGTAGCAAACTGACTCAAACAGCAAAATAG
- the LOC134190775 gene encoding uncharacterized protein LOC134190775 → MDAENGEEHPSGSVRDRKESCKLILQRNGPSAARKKLGDCRCGTGVGVRQRETPEGRDRHNLDEKERRRDLAAREFKLANVLGLSRSCKKKELLRRARKEIESLKSEERKLEESKRKEQMHQERLKGQLNVLTRIQPEVPPQIWRNEFASAVSITANDVPQPNSVRSSRKRRQSDSIPAWQGMSYRNLVDVRSLIALEPSSSAELSIERQHENALQLPHVFEPHAVQVHKTHFPLVPGATPNLPPLMNVGIPVHSDYFAYSPTVFSPSMVPLLPHCSRGGSTDSESSSPSHTWSYSPGSSPHSEERHCADVLPLENTLSIKREPDDSFSWDC, encoded by the exons ATGGATGCGGAAAACGGGGAGGAGCATCCTAGTGGCAGCGTACGAGATCGCAAAGAGAGTTGCAAACTGATTTTACAAC GAAACGGCCCTAGCGCTGCAAGGAAGAAACTGGGAGATTGCAGGTGCGGTACCGGTGTTGGTGTTAGGCAGCGTGAGACACCAGAGGGGAGAGATCGACACAATCTAGATGAGAAGGAAAG ACGCCGAGACTTGGCTGCGAGGGAGTTCAAATTGGCTAATGTGCTAGGATTAAGTCGATCATGCAAAAAGAAAGAGTTGTTACGGCGCGCTAGAAAAGAGATCGAG AGTTTGAAGAGTGAAGAAAGGAAGCTGGAGGAATCGAAACGGAAAGAGCAAATGCATCAAGAAAGGTTGAAAGGGCAGCTAAATGTGTTGACGAGGATTCAACCGGAAGTCCCTCCTCAAAT ATGGAGAAACGAATTTGCTTCAGCCGTCTCTATTACTGCTAATGATGTTCCACAACCCAACTCGGTCCGTTCTAGCAGGAAGCGTCGTCAATCAGACTCTATTCCTGCTTGGCAAGGAATGAGTTACCGAAATCTTGTCG ATGTCAGATCTCTCATTGCACTAGAGCCGAGCTCGTCTGCAGAGCTTTCTATAGAAAGACAACATGAAAATGCTCTTCAGTTGCCTCATGTCTTTGAGCCTCATGCAGTTCAGGTTCACAAAACACACTTTCCGCTCGTTCCAGGAGCAACTCCTAACCTACCACCTCTTATGAACGTCGGCATTCCCGTCCATTCTGACTATTTTGCTTATTCTCCAACTGTTTTTTCTCCTTCTATGGTGCCTCTACTCCCACATTGTTCACGCGGTGGAAGCACCGACTCTGAATCTTCATCACCGAGTCACACTTGGAGCTACTCTCCAGGCTCTAGCCCGCACTCTGAAGAACGTCATTGTGCTGATGTTCTTCCGCTGGAGAACACCCTATCTATAAAACGTGAACCAGATGATTCTTTTAGCTGGGATTGTTAG
- the LOC134190777 gene encoding synaptonemal complex central element protein 2-like, translating to MDSQLANKEAIPRFKVPKSALSSGTGKQRNKEIDYKNEPRTAVVQTNDTGTTSREVLNDRAQQLIDKLNEKRKKDATILADFKKSLEDQAANAYSTVEQRMVQMYERHSKIVQEKVQELFAILDRIAKQEEELCRFRSALGMLYSDVREP from the exons ATGGACTCTCAGTTGGCAAACAAAGAGGCGATACCGCGCTTCAAGGTACCGAAGTCTGCTCTGTCATCGGGCACCGGCAAGCAGAGAAACAA AGAAATAGATTACAAAAATGAGCCAAGAACTGCAGTCGTACAAACGAACGATACCGGTACGACTTCACGAGAAGTTCTCAATGACAGAGCGCAACAACTTATCGACAAGCTCAACGAAAAAAGAAAGAAGGATGCTACAATTTTGGCCG ATTTTAAGAAATCACTGGAAGATCAAGCAGCCAATGCTTACAGCACAGTGGAGCAAAGAATGGTCCAAATGTATGAAAGGCACAGTAAAATTGTTCAGGAGAAAGTTCAAGAGCTATTTGCGATTCTAGACCGTATTG CAAAGCAAGAAGAAGAACTGTGTCGGTTCCGAAGCGCTTTGGGAATGCTTTACAGTGACGTCCGTGAACCTTGA
- the LOC134190531 gene encoding uncharacterized protein LOC134190531 encodes MESKAMTTSILLILLLDVTFCASIGGSIEETPSPESLAASGKKAQRKQYSYGRARQLYQNTLSYFIDGKDNGTEIDSGQRTGDNARQVDDYFKNHHSVRKSKENDRTQSNPPSGSTSGCKESWSAWGPKTVLFGCGERHRNRSCNGKAQVERRTDCSNPTFDDQLMYFKKFFFKPLQQYRKQKSKKKGNSYEQPLDLLFLVDRSESMQRLEFSRVCSAIATLIKNMELNISPGNNQVAMVTFGTDSNVEFKFNDYTSILNVQNAIIGIPQHRSGSSQLEQALRYSADIFNSSKNFGAHKGSRRVMLIVTDGQSTHDPGAAAKKLKQKFDVEIFVVGFKVIDEKQMMAVSSHPKHHHVFYFETAQKVHRMVKQLKLKK; translated from the exons ATGGAATCGAAAGCAATGACAACTAGCATTCTTCTTATCTTACTACTGGACGTCACGTTCTGTGCAAGCATTGGCGGTTCGATCGAAGAGACTCCAAGCCCTGAAAGTTTAGCTGCATCGGGTAAAAAAGCGCAGAGGAAACAGTACAGCTACGGACGTGCAAGGCAGTTGTACCAAAACACGTTGTCTTACTTCATCGATGGAAAAGACAATGGTACAGAGATCGATAGCGGTCAACGTACTGGTGACAACGCACGTCAAGTAGACGACTACTTCAAGAACCATCATTCAGTCAGAAAAAGTAAAGAAAACGACAGAACACAATCGAACCCTCCTAGCGGGTCCACGTCGGGATGCAAGGAATCGTGGAGTGCATGGGGTCCGAAAACTGTCCTGTTTGGCTGTGGAGAGCGACACAGAAATCGGTCGTGCAATGGCAAGGCACAAGTCGAGAGAAGAACTGATT GTAGCAATCCTACTTTTGATGACCAACTGATGTATTTCAAAAAGTTTTTCTTCAAGCCTTTGCAACAGTACAGAAAGCAAAAGTCAAAGAAAAAGGGAAATTCTTATGAGCAACCACTCGATCTTCTCTTCCTTGTAGACCGCTCTGAGTCTATGCAACGGTTAGAGTTCTCTCGAGTTTGCTCTGCCATAGCTACTCTAATCAAGAACATGGAATTGAATATCTCTCCTGGAAACAATCAAGTCGCGATGGTCACTTTTGGAACTGATTCTAATGTTGAGTTTAAGTTCAATGATTACACGAGCATTCTGAATGTGCAAAACGCAATAATAGGTATTCCACAACATCGATCGGGAAGCTCACAACTAGAGCAAGCACTTCGGTACAGTGCTGATATCTTCAATTCGAGTAAAAACTTTGGTGCTCACAAAGGCAGTCGACGAGTTATGTTAATTGTAACAGATGGTCAATCAACACACGATCCAGGAGCGGCAGCGAAAAAGTTGAAGCAAAAATTTGATGTTGAGATATTTGTGGTCGGTTTTAAAGTAATAGATGAGAAACAAATGATGGCTGTCAGTTCTCATCCTAAACATCATCATGTCTtctactttgaaacagcacAGAAAGTCCACAGGATGGTCAAACAACTTAAACTAAAGAAGTGA
- the LOC134190778 gene encoding protein yippee-like 5 isoform X1, which yields MGKIFLDHPGGTRLFSCANCDTVLTNRSELISMRFTGATGRAYLFNKVVNLNYSEVQDRVMLTGRHMVRDVSCKNCNARLGWIYEFATEESQRYKVSFNGSWVQSFNSSESDGFEENND from the exons ATGGGAAAGATATTTCTCGATCATCCCGGCGGAACGCGTCTGTTTTCGTGTGCCAACTGCGATACAGTGCTTACGAATCGGTCGGAGCTGATCTCTATG CGCTTCACAGGAGCGACAGGACGAGCGTATTTGTTCAACAAAGT TGTAAATCTGAACTACAGTGAAGTCCAAGACCGTGTGATG ctgaCTGGACGGCACATGGTAAGAGATGTCTCGTGTAAGAACTGCAATGCTCGTCTCGGATGGATATAT GAATTTGCAACTGAAGAAAGCCAGCGTTACAAGGTCAGTTTCAATGGGAGCTGGGTGCAATCGTTCAATTCATCTG AGAGTGATGGATTTGAAGAGAACAATGATTGA
- the LOC134190774 gene encoding uncharacterized protein LOC134190774, which yields MTAWLVEHSGKVFQGTCGWSDPTILQCGRFYPAWVKTAEDRLRHYSTVFPCVECDSSNYAIPSRQRVERWLSCVPQGFIFHFKAFGFFTRKYCPTNNLPRVIRSDLSVSLQQQSSVKWDEMPVVVREKLWELFNAALKPMHNANKLGIVVFQFHLGFGPVVENKQHVLECRRLLDQDYKMAVEFRNRKWIIESELSKTLGWLQEHDIGLICTDELEHELLNLTAPSKASDSTVVPIIYELGSLRFSYIRVHRRAGKERLLTTDQIERWSERLQAENIQRCIKGPIFFMWGTDHEDQPIINSKHLTAQLRELAFNWSLNCPKSFGNLLQFCSPLPKTPTAAIAEENEERTTLSERLVDMSPAKKSKQDKDTQHSTEKSATNISPLTKKKVEKDKDAHKQLKVTSFFSKQS from the exons ATGACTGCTTGGCTTGTAGAACATTCAGGAAAAGTGTTTCAAGGCACTTGCGGTTGGTCAGACCCCACGATTCTACAGTGTGGGCGCTTCTATCCAGCATGGGTGAAGACTGCTGAAGATCGACTTCGTCACTACAGCACAGTCTTTCCTTGTGTTGAGTGTGACAGCAGCAATTATGCCATTCCATCTCGACAGAGAGTGGAGCGGTGGCTCAGCTGTGTGCCTCAAGGATTCATTTTTCACTTTAAAGCATTTGGGTTTTTTACGAGAAAA TATTGTCCAACAAACAACTTGCCTCGAGTGATAAGGTCTGATCTGTCGGTCAGCTTGCAACAGCAAAGCTCTGTGAAGTGGGATGAAATGCCTGTAGTTGTCAGGGAAAAGCTGTGGGAGTTGTTCAACGCTGCATTAAAGCCAATGCATAACGCCAACAAACTTGGTATTGTCGTATTTCAG tttcACCTTGGATTTGGGCCAGTAGTGGAGAATAAGCAGCATGTGCTTGAATGTCGACGATTGCTGGATCAAGACTACAAAATGGCAGTCGAATTTCGGAACAGAAAATGGATAATTGAGTCTGAACTATCGAAAACATTAGGATGGCTTCAAGAACATGACATCG GTCTGATCTGCACTGATGAGTTGGAGCATGAG cTGCTAAATTTGACAGCACCGTCCAAG GCATCAGATTCAACTGTTGTACCAATTATATACGAACTTGGGTCTCTCAGATTCTCATACATCCGAGTTCATCGTCGTGCAGGAAAGGAAAGGCTTTTAACTACAGATCAGATAGAAAG ATGGTCTGAGCGTCTCCAAGCAGAGAACATACAGCGATGCATAAAGGGACCAATTTTTTTCATGTGGGGAACAGATCATGAAGACCAG CCAATCATCAACTCCAAACACCTTACTGCACAACTTAGGGAGTTAGCTTTCAATTGGAGCCTCAACTGTCCCAAGTCTTTTGGAAACCTCTTGCAATTTTGCTCACCACTTCCAAAGACACCAACTGCTGCAATTGCAGAG GAAAATGAGGAAAGAACGACATTGTCAGAGCGTTTGGTTGATATGTCCCCAGCAAAGAAGTCAAAACAGGACAAGGATACTCAACACTCTACTGAAAAAAGTGCAACAAATATCTCTCCGTTGACAAAGAAAAAAGTGGAGAAGGATAAGGATGCACACAAGCAGCTGAAAGTGACCAGTTTCTTTTCTAAGCAATCATGA
- the LOC134190778 gene encoding protein yippee-like 5 isoform X2, with protein MGKIFLDHPGGTRLFSCANCDTVLTNRSELISMRFTGATGRAYLFNKVVNLNYSEVQDRVMLTGRHMVRDVSCKNCNARLGWIYEFATEESQRYKEGRVILERALVTESDGFEENND; from the exons ATGGGAAAGATATTTCTCGATCATCCCGGCGGAACGCGTCTGTTTTCGTGTGCCAACTGCGATACAGTGCTTACGAATCGGTCGGAGCTGATCTCTATG CGCTTCACAGGAGCGACAGGACGAGCGTATTTGTTCAACAAAGT TGTAAATCTGAACTACAGTGAAGTCCAAGACCGTGTGATG ctgaCTGGACGGCACATGGTAAGAGATGTCTCGTGTAAGAACTGCAATGCTCGTCTCGGATGGATATAT GAATTTGCAACTGAAGAAAGCCAGCGTTACAAG GAAGGTCGAGTGATTCTGGAACGCGCTTTGGTCACAGAGAGTGATGGATTTGAAGAGAACAATGATTGA